The following proteins are co-located in the Nonlabens ponticola genome:
- a CDS encoding DEAD/DEAH box helicase, which produces MKNFEALGLSQPLLDGLAEMGFETPTEIQQQSIPILLQHDGDFIGLAQTGTGKTAAFGLPLLDLIDINSRDTQALILAPTRELAQQICGQMEQMSQKMGKLNVVPVFGGASIMNQIRDIRRGAQIVVATPGRLMDLMKRKEVKLDSLKYMVLDEADEMLNMGFKEDIDFILSKSDTGRNIWLFSATMAREIKRIVDTYMVQPEEVRINRENIVNTNIEHQSVQLKASDKIEALRRYLDYNQDMFGVVFCRTKRDTQKVADELNNNGYATEALHGDMSQAQRDAAMKRFRNKNLKLLIATDVAARGIDVDDITHVIHFALPDDPEFYTHRSGRTARAGKKGVSLALITKGDNRKLKYIASKLGIEFAKGEVPALDAITEKRIARWSENLKKQEINPKISDELMNDVVAQFEELSKEDLIARLLTKEYNSIYKRNSIKDVNDRSKARDDDRGGRRERGRKNDRGKEEGMKTFFVNLGRKDNINKGALLGYICDVTGISGNDVGRIVLDGAHSFMDVKEEVAGQMLKLNGTNRDGRELRVDEHHGKVVETRDRGGRSGGGYKGKRDSGGGFKGRRSDRDDSSSRSGGFKGRSRSNDDRSSRSSSDGGSKPKGGKKGSGRSKFFGKKWD; this is translated from the coding sequence TTGAAAAATTTTGAAGCCTTAGGGCTCTCACAACCGTTACTTGACGGTCTCGCTGAAATGGGATTTGAAACCCCAACTGAGATTCAGCAACAGTCCATTCCCATTTTATTGCAACATGATGGAGACTTTATAGGTCTCGCGCAAACCGGTACGGGAAAAACTGCTGCTTTTGGTTTACCCTTATTGGATCTTATAGATATTAATTCTCGTGATACGCAGGCATTAATCCTAGCGCCCACGAGAGAACTTGCTCAACAAATTTGTGGGCAAATGGAGCAAATGTCCCAGAAGATGGGCAAGCTTAATGTGGTACCAGTTTTTGGTGGTGCTAGTATCATGAACCAGATACGTGACATACGTCGTGGCGCACAAATTGTGGTTGCCACGCCTGGTCGTCTCATGGATCTTATGAAGCGTAAGGAAGTCAAACTGGATTCCCTTAAATACATGGTCCTAGATGAGGCCGACGAGATGCTCAACATGGGCTTCAAGGAAGATATTGACTTTATCCTTTCAAAAAGTGATACCGGTAGAAATATCTGGCTCTTTAGTGCTACCATGGCACGTGAGATCAAGCGTATTGTTGATACTTACATGGTGCAGCCAGAAGAGGTGCGCATCAATAGAGAAAATATTGTAAACACAAATATTGAGCACCAGTCAGTACAGCTCAAGGCGTCTGATAAAATTGAAGCCTTGAGACGTTACCTTGACTATAATCAAGACATGTTCGGTGTGGTTTTTTGTCGCACAAAACGTGATACACAAAAAGTAGCAGACGAGCTTAATAATAATGGTTATGCAACTGAAGCCTTGCACGGCGACATGTCACAAGCGCAGCGTGATGCTGCGATGAAGAGATTCCGTAATAAGAATTTGAAGTTGCTTATTGCGACTGATGTTGCTGCTCGTGGTATCGATGTAGATGATATCACACACGTGATTCACTTTGCCTTGCCCGACGACCCAGAATTCTATACGCACCGCTCTGGTCGTACCGCACGTGCTGGTAAGAAAGGAGTATCACTTGCATTGATTACCAAAGGTGATAACCGAAAACTCAAATACATCGCTAGCAAGCTAGGTATTGAATTTGCTAAAGGTGAGGTGCCTGCTCTAGATGCGATTACTGAAAAGCGCATCGCACGCTGGTCAGAAAATTTAAAGAAGCAAGAAATCAATCCTAAGATTAGCGATGAGTTGATGAATGATGTGGTTGCTCAATTTGAGGAATTATCTAAGGAAGATCTCATTGCTAGATTGCTTACTAAGGAATACAACAGTATTTACAAGCGCAATTCCATCAAGGATGTAAACGACAGGAGTAAAGCTCGTGACGACGATCGCGGTGGTCGCAGAGAGCGCGGCCGCAAGAATGATAGAGGTAAGGAAGAAGGAATGAAGACTTTCTTCGTCAATCTAGGTCGCAAGGACAACATCAATAAAGGAGCCTTGCTAGGTTATATTTGTGATGTTACTGGTATTTCAGGTAATGATGTAGGTCGTATCGTGCTTGACGGTGCTCATTCTTTTATGGATGTAAAAGAAGAGGTTGCTGGCCAGATGCTCAAACTCAATGGTACCAATAGAGATGGTCGTGAATTAAGAGTTGACGAACACCACGGTAAAGTAGTAGAGACTAGAGATAGAGGTGGCCGCAGTGGTGGTGGTTATAAAGGCAAGAGAGATTCTGGAGGTGGCTTTAAAGGTCGCAGATCAGACCGCGACGATTCATCATCAAGATCGGGTGGTTTTAAGGGCCGTAGTAGAAGTAATGATGATCGATCTTCTAGATCCTCATCTGATGGTGGATCTAAACCAAAAGGCGGCAAGAAGGGCTCAGGACGATCAAAGTTCTTCGGTAAGAAATGGGATTAG
- a CDS encoding endonuclease, with protein sequence MRNFYVLLIVGVLAFAKANSQVVINELDADTPSTNDKQFVELLTPQPFTELDDYVLVFFNGNPNSSTTGNGRSYYAVDLDGLVTDFNGLVVLGSSKVVPAPDRRLAESNIQLGADAVAVYRGSTADFPDRTFATQENLISALVYDTDDTDSQALLTLLGEQVQYDEDENGRQTTESIQRKADGTYETKAPTPHSFNDTDEPSYIGIDFTLDPEGRLDEGQDFDIIFNLTKPADQDFTISFSLSNRGFNTQDYTGANSVSFQEGETTKTLSYSLIDDDLDEGDEFLRVNLGNSLPIGYKRLKDNEETAVIDNDFVVAAYGTPLNPTYGVVSSTQPDGYYDNLEGKSGDELAQAITNLIAETGVVRIHSYDDVTTILKDADASPENSNKVWLMYTEQDRRDIDFQTGSNNQGTWNREHIYSRSRGNFFSLEDFDETADGIDEWIETSVDSTRHGNSDAHHLRATDGPENSSRGNQDYPEYNGPERSQGSWHGDVARAMFYMALRYNNVDLVRGNPDNSTVGAMGDLDVLLEWNEQDPPDDFEMNRNNVIYEWQRNRNPFIDNPELADFIWGEQAGETFTLSNESNQLTKLTIYPNPSPGSFFISNVEQPMEVVIYDAMGRMTYYTQIDRDAKINTNLASGIYLVRLNQGEMVRTLKLIIE encoded by the coding sequence ATGAGAAATTTTTATGTGTTATTAATTGTTGGTGTTTTAGCTTTCGCGAAAGCTAACTCACAAGTTGTCATTAACGAGCTAGATGCTGATACACCTAGTACCAACGATAAGCAATTTGTCGAGTTGTTGACGCCACAACCCTTCACGGAATTAGACGACTATGTACTGGTATTCTTCAATGGAAATCCAAATAGCTCAACCACAGGAAACGGTCGCAGTTATTATGCGGTAGATCTAGATGGCCTTGTGACAGATTTTAATGGCCTGGTCGTTCTAGGAAGTTCAAAAGTGGTTCCAGCACCAGACCGCAGACTAGCAGAATCTAACATTCAACTGGGTGCTGATGCCGTAGCTGTTTATAGAGGTAGTACGGCAGATTTTCCAGATAGAACGTTTGCCACTCAAGAGAATTTAATCAGCGCACTTGTTTATGATACTGATGATACTGACAGTCAAGCATTATTAACACTATTAGGAGAACAGGTACAATATGACGAGGATGAAAATGGCCGCCAGACGACAGAGTCCATACAGCGCAAGGCAGACGGCACTTATGAGACGAAGGCGCCGACGCCGCACTCTTTCAATGATACCGACGAGCCATCATACATAGGTATTGATTTTACTCTCGATCCTGAAGGTCGCCTTGATGAAGGACAGGATTTTGACATCATCTTTAATCTTACAAAGCCGGCTGATCAGGACTTTACCATTAGTTTTTCTTTAAGCAATAGAGGATTTAATACGCAAGATTATACAGGCGCGAACAGCGTAAGTTTTCAAGAAGGAGAAACTACCAAAACTCTATCGTATTCCTTAATCGACGACGATCTAGATGAAGGCGATGAATTCTTGAGAGTAAACTTAGGTAATTCTTTACCTATAGGTTACAAGCGATTAAAAGACAATGAGGAAACAGCTGTCATCGATAATGACTTTGTAGTAGCCGCTTATGGTACACCACTCAATCCTACCTATGGTGTAGTGTCAAGCACACAACCAGATGGATATTATGACAATCTAGAAGGCAAGTCTGGTGATGAACTCGCTCAGGCTATCACTAATCTCATTGCAGAAACTGGTGTAGTACGCATACACTCTTATGATGATGTAACTACCATCCTTAAGGATGCAGACGCCAGCCCAGAAAATTCAAATAAGGTGTGGTTGATGTACACAGAGCAGGATCGACGTGATATTGATTTTCAAACCGGCAGCAATAATCAAGGAACCTGGAATCGAGAACACATTTATAGCAGATCTCGTGGTAATTTCTTTAGTCTAGAAGACTTTGATGAGACAGCTGATGGTATTGACGAGTGGATCGAGACCAGTGTAGATAGCACGCGTCACGGTAATAGCGATGCACATCACTTAAGAGCAACAGATGGTCCAGAAAATTCTTCCCGAGGTAATCAAGATTACCCAGAATACAACGGCCCTGAAAGAAGTCAAGGAAGCTGGCATGGTGATGTTGCTCGCGCGATGTTTTATATGGCATTGCGCTATAACAATGTGGATCTGGTAAGAGGCAATCCAGATAACAGCACCGTGGGCGCCATGGGTGATCTTGATGTATTATTGGAATGGAATGAGCAGGATCCACCAGATGATTTTGAAATGAACAGGAACAACGTCATTTATGAATGGCAGCGCAACCGCAATCCATTTATTGACAATCCAGAGCTGGCAGATTTCATTTGGGGTGAGCAAGCTGGTGAGACTTTTACTCTTTCTAATGAGAGTAATCAATTAACAAAACTCACGATATACCCTAATCCATCACCAGGCTCATTTTTCATTTCTAATGTAGAACAGCCGATGGAGGTAGTCATTTATGACGCTATGGGAAGAATGACTTATTACACGCAAATTGATCGTGACGCTAAAATAAACACCAATCTTGCAAGTGGTATCTACTTGGTGAGATTGAATCAAGGTGAGATGGTTCGCACATTGAAATTGATCATCGAGTAA
- a CDS encoding DUF3095 family protein, producing the protein MANRSVQFYGDLNVYEGNLPQIYGKKSNFARFDSSWHIIVTDVENSTAVVARGDHQAVNLAATGSIIACLNIARDHGVDIPFFFGGDGATILIPDSLLSACLHALTLHQERCTTAFGFYLRVGHRSVQEMLDQEATLFISKYKRNAYHIMPLVYGDALHLAEKQIKGAEPQDLKLQQLQSSMLNLAGMECKWDAVSPPQEEGEVISFIINAVQVDSQNAVYADILAALDEIYGDDATRNPLTLERLKLVNSFSKLKTEVKMKYATSSLRHKLSTALRATFGKYYLKHTRKGRNYLNQMIQLTEVLLIDGAINTTISGTRAQREKLLSILDTMEDAGKIQYGYYVSDSSILSCYVTALDDYHIHFLDGGNGGYTQASKVLKKKMVVV; encoded by the coding sequence ATGGCAAATAGATCGGTGCAATTTTACGGTGACCTGAATGTGTATGAGGGCAATCTACCTCAGATTTATGGCAAGAAATCAAATTTTGCGCGCTTTGATTCATCTTGGCATATTATTGTCACTGATGTGGAAAATAGTACCGCCGTGGTTGCCAGAGGTGACCATCAAGCAGTCAATCTTGCAGCTACAGGAAGTATTATTGCCTGCCTTAATATTGCACGTGACCACGGCGTGGATATACCATTTTTCTTTGGCGGTGATGGTGCGACGATCTTGATACCAGATAGTTTATTATCTGCTTGTTTACATGCACTGACGTTGCATCAAGAACGATGCACAACGGCCTTTGGGTTCTACCTGCGCGTGGGTCATAGAAGTGTGCAAGAGATGCTGGATCAAGAAGCTACTTTATTCATTTCAAAATACAAGCGCAATGCTTATCATATCATGCCACTGGTTTATGGTGATGCATTGCATCTCGCCGAAAAACAGATAAAAGGAGCAGAACCTCAAGACCTTAAACTACAACAGCTGCAATCCAGCATGCTCAATCTGGCAGGCATGGAATGTAAATGGGATGCCGTCTCGCCGCCGCAGGAAGAAGGTGAGGTGATTTCTTTTATTATCAATGCGGTACAAGTCGATTCCCAAAATGCCGTCTATGCAGATATTCTCGCTGCACTGGATGAAATATATGGTGACGACGCCACTCGCAATCCATTGACCTTGGAACGATTAAAATTGGTCAATAGTTTCAGCAAACTTAAAACCGAGGTAAAAATGAAATATGCTACCTCCAGTCTGCGTCACAAGCTATCAACGGCCTTGCGGGCAACCTTTGGTAAATATTATTTAAAGCATACACGCAAGGGTCGCAATTATCTTAATCAAATGATTCAATTGACAGAGGTGCTGCTTATAGATGGTGCCATAAACACTACCATCAGTGGTACTAGAGCACAACGTGAGAAACTGTTATCTATCCTTGACACCATGGAAGATGCTGGTAAGATCCAATATGGATATTATGTGAGCGACAGCAGTATTTTATCCTGTTATGTTACGGCACTCGACGACTATCACATCCATTTTCTAGATGGTGGTAATGGTGGATATACTCAAGCAAGCAAGGTTCTTAAAAAGAAGATGGTCGTCGTGTAA
- a CDS encoding glyceraldehyde-3-phosphate dehydrogenase, with product MSQVDTYEKELAFQTDRRRAAVAFIKAVSDLWYDKSIELVLFRNQLIDRNVSEIINLHEYAGEFVQKPISIFDSVEIAQAILSLDLPPAKLDIGKLTYEYHLEENELQDARAFVSAKLSDAKQSDEVVPKDVVLYGFGRIGRLLARELMSKAGKGSQLRLRAIVTRGIITESVLEKRASLLAQDSVHGDFSGTVSYSVDQESLIINGTTVRLISANAPEDVDYTAYGINDALIIDNTGAFRDDQALKRHLKAKGAHKVLLTAPGKNIPNIVHGVNHTEHHPDKVDIFSAASCTTNAITPVLKAIEDSYGVINGHLETIHAYTNDQNLVDNMHSKYRRGRAAALNMVITETGAGKAVSKALPSFEGKLTSNAIRVPVPNGSLAILNLELETATSKDWLNATMKKYALEGDLVEQIKYSIDNELVSTDIVGSNAPSIYDSNATIVNADGKKVVLYVWYDNEYGYSHQVIRLAKYIAKVRRYTYY from the coding sequence ATGAGTCAGGTAGATACCTATGAAAAAGAGTTAGCCTTTCAAACCGATAGACGTCGCGCTGCCGTTGCTTTTATCAAAGCGGTGAGCGATCTATGGTATGATAAATCTATTGAGTTAGTGCTATTCCGCAATCAATTGATCGATCGCAATGTTAGTGAGATTATCAATCTGCATGAGTACGCAGGCGAGTTTGTGCAAAAGCCTATCTCGATATTTGATAGTGTAGAAATTGCACAGGCAATTCTATCATTGGATCTACCGCCTGCTAAACTAGATATAGGGAAACTGACCTATGAATATCATCTGGAAGAAAACGAATTACAGGACGCTAGAGCATTTGTATCTGCCAAGTTGAGCGATGCAAAACAGTCTGATGAAGTAGTCCCAAAGGATGTGGTGTTATACGGTTTTGGCCGCATAGGTAGATTGCTGGCTCGTGAATTGATGAGTAAGGCAGGAAAAGGCAGTCAGTTGAGATTGCGAGCCATCGTTACCAGAGGTATCATAACCGAGAGTGTGCTTGAAAAACGCGCCTCGCTCCTAGCACAGGATTCGGTTCACGGTGATTTTTCTGGTACGGTCTCCTATAGTGTAGATCAAGAATCGTTGATTATTAATGGTACGACGGTAAGATTGATAAGTGCAAACGCACCTGAAGATGTGGATTACACCGCATACGGTATTAACGATGCTTTGATTATTGATAATACGGGAGCTTTTAGAGATGATCAAGCTCTCAAAAGACACTTAAAAGCCAAGGGCGCTCATAAAGTATTACTTACTGCGCCTGGAAAAAACATTCCCAACATCGTTCACGGCGTCAATCATACAGAGCATCATCCAGATAAGGTAGATATATTTAGTGCCGCAAGTTGTACCACAAATGCTATCACGCCAGTACTTAAGGCAATTGAGGATAGCTATGGCGTGATAAACGGTCATCTAGAAACAATTCATGCTTATACAAATGATCAGAATCTTGTGGACAACATGCACAGCAAGTACCGTCGTGGTCGTGCTGCTGCCCTTAATATGGTCATTACCGAGACTGGCGCAGGAAAAGCAGTAAGTAAGGCCTTACCATCCTTTGAAGGTAAGCTTACCTCAAATGCCATACGTGTTCCTGTTCCTAATGGATCACTGGCTATATTGAATCTAGAACTTGAAACGGCAACCAGCAAAGATTGGCTCAACGCCACAATGAAAAAGTATGCACTAGAAGGCGATCTTGTTGAGCAAATAAAGTACAGTATTGATAATGAACTTGTTTCTACAGATATAGTAGGATCTAACGCGCCTTCCATTTATGACAGCAATGCGACGATCGTCAATGCAGATGGTAAAAAGGTCGTACTCTATGTATGGTACGACAATGAGTATGGCTACAGCCATCAAGTAATACGCCTGGCAAAATATATTGCCAAAGTGCGTCGCTACACTTACTATTAG